One Kiritimatiellia bacterium DNA window includes the following coding sequences:
- a CDS encoding chlorite dismutase family protein, translating into MNEHDQLHGIPDLSEKGRDAAGRPISLNRRLFMQLLVFGHARDEQALMAALDAAPFPSTLYRDVNDPWGIGLLTWNEYPEFFTGELRSFLRAPPFGDLELKPEFTMFGRTYSVGYEADLPHVLFNRPIQRATNPQTPWHIWYPLRRKGIFEKLRAHEQREILAEHGDLGARFTAGDYGSDIRLDCRGLDRNDNDFVIGLIGKALFPLSAMVQAMRKTRQTSEFLERLGPFFVGHAIWRKPGGFVGTSESP; encoded by the coding sequence ATGAACGAACACGATCAGCTCCACGGGATTCCCGATCTCTCTGAGAAAGGCCGCGACGCCGCGGGCCGGCCCATTTCCCTTAATCGGCGCTTGTTCATGCAGCTTCTCGTCTTCGGGCATGCACGAGACGAACAGGCGCTTATGGCGGCGCTGGACGCGGCGCCCTTTCCTTCCACGCTTTACCGAGATGTGAACGATCCCTGGGGCATTGGCCTGCTGACCTGGAATGAATACCCCGAATTTTTTACCGGCGAGCTTCGGAGTTTTTTGCGCGCTCCGCCTTTTGGGGACCTCGAGTTGAAGCCGGAATTCACCATGTTCGGCAGAACCTATTCGGTGGGCTACGAAGCCGACCTCCCTCACGTACTCTTCAACCGACCTATTCAACGAGCCACGAATCCTCAAACCCCATGGCACATTTGGTATCCTTTGCGCCGGAAGGGCATCTTTGAAAAACTTCGCGCCCATGAGCAGCGCGAAATCCTTGCCGAGCACGGCGACCTGGGCGCCCGCTTCACGGCGGGGGACTATGGAAGCGACATACGCCTCGATTGCCGCGGGCTGGACAGAAACGATAATGATTTCGTCATCGGTTTGATTGGCAAGGCGCTGTTCCCGCTTTCCGCGATGGTGCAGGCGATGCGAAAAACGCGCCAGACGTCCGAATTTTTGGAGCGCCTTGGGCCTTTCTTCGTCGGCCACGCCATCTGGCGCAAACCCGGCGGATTCGTCGGAACCTCTGAATCGCCATGA
- the hemL gene encoding glutamate-1-semialdehyde 2,1-aminomutase: METETAISALAERARAAMPGGVNSPVRAFRSVRREPLFAKRAHGALLETEDGRSLIDFCLSFGPLILGHAPPLVVSAIAEAAQRGTSYAVTTEAEIEMAELIKSAFPSIERVRLVSSGTEACMTAVRVARGFTGRTKIMKFSGCYHGHADCLLVKAGSGVAGVAAASSAGVPDSCAGNTLVARYNHVEDVQRLAADFGNDLAAIMVEPVAANVGLILPEPGFLEMLRSICDECGALLVFDEVISGFRFCFGGWQSLCGVRPDLTCLGKIIGGGMPVGALGGRADVMECLAPLGNVYQAGTLSGNPVSVAAGLAVLRQLQRQPPYAELEARTQRLVGAIRDAARRNGVQVQVPCLGSVFSIFFADRTPRDFDDVLATNQNLYVRLFHRLIDAGVYLPPSPFEVSFLSTAHTDAVVDRAIAAFQTALAGLDSESSQ; this comes from the coding sequence ATGGAAACAGAGACTGCCATCTCCGCGCTGGCCGAGCGGGCTCGCGCTGCGATGCCCGGCGGCGTGAACAGCCCCGTGCGAGCATTTCGGTCCGTTCGTCGGGAACCGCTCTTTGCGAAACGGGCCCACGGCGCGCTATTGGAGACGGAGGACGGCCGGTCCCTGATAGATTTTTGTCTATCTTTTGGCCCGCTGATTCTCGGCCACGCACCACCGCTCGTCGTTTCCGCGATCGCCGAGGCGGCCCAACGCGGGACCTCTTACGCGGTTACGACGGAAGCCGAGATTGAGATGGCCGAGTTGATCAAGTCCGCATTCCCCTCGATCGAACGCGTGCGCCTTGTCAGTTCAGGAACAGAGGCGTGCATGACCGCTGTACGCGTCGCCCGAGGATTCACGGGACGCACGAAAATTATGAAATTCAGCGGGTGCTACCACGGTCATGCTGATTGCCTTTTAGTAAAGGCCGGCAGCGGCGTCGCTGGGGTGGCCGCCGCCTCGTCGGCCGGTGTGCCGGATTCGTGCGCGGGCAACACGCTGGTCGCGCGTTACAACCACGTGGAAGACGTGCAGCGTCTGGCCGCAGACTTCGGGAACGACCTCGCTGCAATCATGGTCGAGCCGGTGGCCGCAAACGTCGGGTTGATCCTGCCGGAACCCGGGTTTCTCGAAATGCTACGGTCAATTTGCGACGAATGCGGCGCGCTGCTGGTCTTCGACGAAGTGATCAGCGGATTCCGATTTTGTTTCGGCGGCTGGCAATCCCTGTGCGGCGTCCGTCCGGACCTAACCTGCCTCGGAAAAATCATCGGTGGCGGCATGCCTGTCGGGGCGCTCGGCGGCCGCGCGGACGTGATGGAATGTCTTGCGCCGCTGGGAAACGTCTACCAGGCCGGCACGCTGAGCGGGAATCCCGTCTCCGTCGCAGCGGGGCTTGCGGTTTTGCGGCAGTTGCAGCGCCAGCCGCCGTATGCGGAACTCGAGGCCCGCACGCAGCGTCTCGTGGGCGCGATCCGGGATGCCGCGCGGCGTAATGGCGTCCAGGTCCAGGTACCCTGCCTTGGGAGCGTGTTTTCGATCTTTTTCGCAGACCGAACGCCTCGCGATTTCGACGACGTGCTGGCCACGAATCAGAACCTCTACGTAAGGCTTTTTCATCGTTTGATCGACGCTGGCGTCTATCTACCGCCATCGCCGTTTGAAGTCAGCTTCCTGTCCACCGCCCATACGGATGCGGTGGTCGACCGAGCAATCGCCGCCTTCCAAACTGCGTTGGCTGGCTTGGACTCTGAATCATCGCAATGA